A region from the Nocardioides coralli genome encodes:
- a CDS encoding ABC transporter ATP-binding protein produces the protein MSAVLEFAGVTVRRGDAVLLDSVDWRVCADERWVVLGPNGAGKTTLLQVASAQIHPSGGVAGILDEVLGTVDVFELRPRVGLTSAALAERLPRDERVHDVVVSASYAVVGRWRETYDDLDHQRARDLLVEVGVSHLADRTFGTLSEGERKRVQIARALMADPELLLLDEPAAGLDLGGREDLVNTMSVLASDPAAPATVLVSHHVEEIPPGFTHALLLRAGSVVAAGPMADVVTEANLALTFGMPLVVRREGGRYTARRRTRRHAG, from the coding sequence ATGTCAGCCGTCCTCGAGTTCGCCGGTGTCACCGTGCGCCGCGGGGACGCCGTGCTCCTCGACTCCGTCGACTGGCGGGTGTGCGCGGACGAGCGGTGGGTGGTCCTCGGACCGAACGGTGCCGGCAAGACCACCCTGCTCCAGGTCGCGTCCGCCCAGATCCACCCGTCCGGGGGCGTCGCGGGGATCCTCGACGAGGTCCTCGGCACCGTCGACGTCTTCGAGCTCCGGCCACGCGTGGGCCTCACCAGTGCCGCGCTCGCCGAGCGGCTGCCGCGCGACGAGCGGGTGCACGACGTGGTGGTCTCCGCGTCGTACGCCGTCGTCGGCCGCTGGCGCGAGACCTACGACGACCTCGACCACCAGCGCGCCCGGGACCTGCTCGTCGAGGTCGGGGTGAGCCACCTGGCCGACCGGACCTTCGGCACCCTCAGCGAGGGCGAGCGGAAGCGGGTGCAGATCGCTCGCGCGCTCATGGCCGACCCGGAGCTGCTGCTGCTCGACGAGCCGGCGGCCGGGCTGGACCTGGGGGGCCGGGAGGACCTGGTCAACACGATGTCCGTGCTCGCCTCGGACCCCGCTGCGCCGGCGACGGTCCTCGTGTCCCACCACGTCGAGGAGATCCCGCCGGGCTTCACCCACGCGCTGCTGCTCCGCGCCGGGTCCGTGGTGGCTGCCGGTCCGATGGCCGACGTCGTCACCGAGGCCAACCTGGCCCTGACCTTCGGCATGCCGCTGGTCGTGCGCCGCGAGGGCGGCCGCTACACCGCGCGCCGCCGTACACGCCGCCACGCGGGCTGA
- a CDS encoding NfeD family protein → MEWIREYATEAWLGLAILLGVAEMFSLDLVLIMLAAGAAGGLVTSLFTELVLVQFLVAIAVSVGMLAIVRPGLARRLHTGPELRIGHTRLIGTQGTVTRAVTAMDPGEIKASGEIWTAKPYDETLTIEAGETVDILEIRGATAYVHPVPRLEL, encoded by the coding sequence ATGGAGTGGATCCGCGAGTACGCGACCGAGGCCTGGCTCGGTCTCGCGATCCTGCTCGGCGTGGCCGAGATGTTCAGCCTCGACCTGGTCCTGATCATGCTGGCGGCCGGCGCCGCGGGCGGGCTGGTCACGAGCCTCTTCACCGAGCTGGTCCTCGTGCAGTTCCTGGTGGCGATCGCGGTGTCCGTGGGGATGCTCGCGATCGTGCGGCCGGGCCTGGCGCGGCGCCTCCACACGGGCCCGGAGCTCCGGATCGGCCACACCCGGCTGATCGGGACGCAGGGCACGGTGACCCGGGCGGTGACGGCGATGGACCCGGGGGAGATCAAGGCCTCGGGTGAGATCTGGACCGCCAAGCCCTACGACGAGACCCTGACGATCGAGGCGGGGGAGACCGTGGACATCCTCGAGATCCGCGGCGCCACCGCCTACGTCCACCCGGTGCCGCGGCTCGAGCTCTGA
- a CDS encoding SPFH domain-containing protein: MPVLLIVMALVALFAIVLLAKTVKIIPQARAGVVERFGKYQQTLDAGLKLIVPFIDRVRYLIDLREQVVSFPPQPVITEDNLTVSIDTVIYFQVTDPVSATYEIANYIQAVEQLTMTTLRNIVGGMDLEQTLTSREEINVGLRGVLDEATGKWGIKVNRVEIKGIDPPPSIKDAMEKQMRADRDKRAMILSAEGERQSAILTAEGNKQSAILNAEGDRESQILRAQADREASILRAQGEGQAIQTVFQAIHDGQPDQKLLAYQYLQMMPKIAEGDANKVWVIPSEITKALEGLGSSIHEIAGIPQDATPRKRVDMGPSEPQLAASIAEGHSEASKAVQEAIAAAESAANPGSSAKSAPTADEGPAPEEPPSE; the protein is encoded by the coding sequence ATGCCCGTCCTGCTCATCGTGATGGCACTGGTCGCGCTGTTCGCGATCGTGCTGCTCGCGAAGACCGTCAAGATCATCCCGCAGGCCCGTGCCGGCGTCGTCGAGCGCTTCGGCAAGTACCAGCAGACGCTGGATGCCGGCCTGAAGCTGATCGTCCCCTTCATCGACCGGGTGCGCTACCTGATCGACCTGCGTGAGCAGGTCGTCAGCTTCCCGCCCCAGCCGGTGATCACCGAGGACAACCTCACGGTCTCGATCGACACCGTCATCTACTTCCAGGTCACCGACCCGGTGTCGGCGACCTACGAGATCGCCAACTACATCCAGGCCGTCGAGCAGCTCACCATGACGACGCTGCGCAACATCGTCGGCGGCATGGACCTCGAGCAGACCCTGACCAGCCGCGAGGAGATCAACGTCGGCCTGCGTGGGGTGCTCGACGAGGCCACCGGCAAGTGGGGCATCAAGGTCAACCGGGTGGAGATCAAGGGGATCGACCCGCCGCCGTCCATCAAGGACGCCATGGAGAAGCAGATGCGGGCCGACCGCGACAAGCGCGCCATGATCCTGAGCGCCGAGGGTGAGCGGCAGTCCGCGATCCTCACCGCGGAGGGCAACAAGCAGTCCGCCATCCTGAACGCCGAGGGCGATCGGGAGTCGCAGATCCTGCGCGCCCAGGCCGACCGGGAGGCCTCGATCCTGCGTGCCCAGGGTGAGGGCCAGGCCATCCAGACCGTCTTCCAGGCGATCCACGACGGGCAGCCCGACCAGAAGCTGCTCGCCTACCAGTACCTCCAGATGATGCCCAAGATCGCCGAGGGCGACGCCAACAAGGTGTGGGTCATCCCGTCCGAGATCACCAAGGCCCTGGAGGGCCTCGGTTCCTCGATCCACGAGATCGCCGGCATCCCGCAGGACGCGACGCCCCGCAAGCGGGTCGACATGGGCCCGTCCGAGCCCCAGCTGGCGGCCTCGATCGCCGAGGGTCACAGCGAGGCGAGCAAGGCCGTGCAGGAGGCGATCGCCGCCGCCGAGAGCGCTGCCAACCCCGGGTCGAGCGCCAAGTCGGCACCGACGGCCGACGAGGGCCCGGCGCCGGAGGAGCCGCCCTCGGAGTGA
- a CDS encoding sulfite exporter TauE/SafE family protein — translation MTVAEAVVVLLAGVAAGTINTVVGSGTLITFPTLLAFGVPPVTANVSNNVGLVPGSVSGAIGYRAELRGQRERLLRLGSASLVGGTAGAVLLLVLPSAAFDAIVPGLIGLGVVLVVLGPTVARRVAERAALNGGLPEHGAAWVWPAVALAGVYGGYFGAAQGVLLMAVLGIGVTDTLQRHNATKNVLAGIVNAVAAVVFVVAADVDWALAALIGAGAVVGGQLGATVGRRLPPSVLRGVIVVVGVTAIVAFVAG, via the coding sequence GTGACCGTCGCCGAGGCGGTGGTGGTCCTGCTCGCCGGGGTCGCCGCCGGGACCATCAACACCGTGGTGGGGTCGGGAACGCTGATCACGTTCCCGACCCTGCTGGCGTTCGGCGTCCCACCGGTCACGGCCAACGTGTCCAACAACGTGGGCCTGGTGCCGGGGTCGGTCTCGGGGGCGATCGGCTACCGGGCGGAGCTCCGGGGCCAGCGTGAGCGGCTGCTGCGGCTCGGCTCGGCCTCCCTCGTCGGGGGTACGGCGGGCGCGGTGCTGCTGCTCGTGCTGCCCTCGGCCGCCTTCGACGCCATCGTCCCGGGGCTCATCGGGCTCGGGGTGGTGCTCGTCGTCCTCGGCCCGACCGTGGCCCGGAGGGTCGCCGAGCGTGCGGCGCTCAACGGCGGCCTCCCTGAGCACGGCGCTGCCTGGGTGTGGCCGGCCGTGGCGCTGGCCGGCGTCTACGGCGGCTACTTCGGTGCCGCGCAGGGCGTCCTGCTGATGGCGGTCCTCGGGATCGGGGTGACCGACACCCTGCAGCGGCACAACGCGACCAAGAACGTGCTCGCGGGCATCGTGAACGCTGTCGCAGCCGTCGTCTTCGTCGTCGCCGCCGACGTCGACTGGGCACTCGCGGCACTCATCGGCGCGGGTGCGGTGGTGGGGGGCCAGCTTGGGGCGACCGTGGGGCGACGGCTGCCTCCGTCGGTGCTGCGCGGCGTCATCGTGGTGGTCGGGGTCACCGCCATCGTGGCGTTCGTGGCCGGCTGA
- a CDS encoding alpha/beta hydrolase, translating to MPVGRAETRPDVLGEPWTAETIGLPPDDEGPVVATLVHHPAPHHTGRAVLHVHGFADYFFQTEYAAWWLDRGYDFYALDLRKYGRSLRPHQTPTYITDLHDYFAELDLAWWRIVERDDHPSVVMSAHSTGGLTTALWAHHRRPAELAGMVLNSPWLDLQGKAWLRTRAARLMLEQVGRRSPMREIPREVTGFYTRSLHRDHDGEWDFDLTWKPVESFPVRAGWLRAVRRGHAELHRGLSVPCPVLVLSSGATAAPLEMGDDVHSHDIVLEVPHIRRWASSVGPHVTYVAVPGARHDVVLSRPGPRGVVYDEIERWVATYTAGD from the coding sequence ATGCCTGTCGGCCGTGCAGAGACCCGCCCCGACGTCCTCGGGGAGCCGTGGACCGCCGAGACGATCGGCCTGCCCCCCGACGACGAGGGCCCGGTCGTGGCGACGCTGGTGCACCACCCGGCCCCCCACCACACGGGTCGCGCCGTCCTCCACGTGCACGGCTTCGCCGACTACTTCTTCCAGACCGAGTACGCCGCGTGGTGGCTCGACCGCGGCTACGACTTCTACGCCCTCGACCTCCGCAAGTACGGCCGCTCGCTGCGACCGCACCAGACCCCGACGTACATCACCGACCTCCACGACTACTTCGCCGAGCTCGACCTGGCCTGGTGGCGCATCGTCGAGCGTGACGACCACCCGTCGGTCGTCATGTCGGCCCACTCGACCGGCGGACTCACGACGGCGCTCTGGGCGCACCACCGTCGACCGGCGGAGCTCGCCGGCATGGTGCTCAACTCGCCCTGGCTCGACCTCCAGGGAAAGGCGTGGCTGCGCACGCGCGCCGCACGGCTGATGCTCGAGCAGGTCGGCCGTCGCTCGCCGATGCGGGAGATCCCCCGCGAGGTCACCGGCTTCTACACCCGCAGCCTCCACCGGGACCACGACGGCGAGTGGGACTTCGACCTCACCTGGAAGCCCGTGGAGTCCTTCCCGGTCAGAGCCGGCTGGCTGCGGGCCGTCCGGCGCGGCCACGCCGAGCTCCACCGCGGACTGTCCGTCCCGTGCCCGGTGCTGGTGCTCTCCTCCGGCGCGACCGCCGCCCCGCTGGAGATGGGCGACGACGTCCACAGCCACGACATCGTGCTGGAGGTGCCCCACATCCGCCGTTGGGCGTCCTCGGTCGGCCCGCACGTGACCTACGTGGCCGTGCCGGGTGCCCGGCACGACGTGGTCCTCTCCCGGCCCGGACCCCGGGGGGTCGTCTACGACGAGATCGAGCGGTGGGTCGCCACCTACACGGCCGGCGACTGA
- a CDS encoding CAP domain-containing protein, which produces MPPVARLVTTAVLAVVLAVVLGATTTLSANAAPGPHSGKAEATVEPERFEKRVVARINRARARHGLPRIQRRGGCVDGIAERWASRIVRTGHLVHRDQRTTLARCRLAWTGETLVRGSGLTPAMAVRAWLGSPSHRAVLLKRRARWAGLGVRVDGEGRVIGVLNVGDPT; this is translated from the coding sequence TGCCCCCCGTCGCCCGACTGGTCACCACCGCCGTCCTGGCCGTGGTCCTGGCCGTCGTGCTGGGGGCGACCACCACCCTGTCGGCGAACGCCGCTCCTGGACCCCACTCCGGCAAGGCCGAGGCCACGGTCGAGCCGGAACGCTTCGAGAAGCGGGTCGTCGCACGCATCAACCGGGCCCGCGCCCGGCACGGGTTGCCCCGCATCCAGCGGCGGGGCGGCTGCGTCGACGGCATCGCGGAACGCTGGGCCAGTCGCATCGTGCGGACCGGACACCTCGTCCACCGCGACCAGCGCACGACGCTGGCTCGGTGCCGACTGGCGTGGACCGGAGAGACGTTGGTCCGTGGCAGTGGCCTCACACCTGCCATGGCCGTGAGGGCGTGGCTGGGCTCCCCCAGCCATCGCGCAGTGCTGTTGAAGAGACGTGCCCGCTGGGCCGGGTTGGGAGTACGCGTCGACGGGGAGGGCCGGGTCATCGGCGTCCTCAACGTCGGCGACCCGACCTGA